gCTATGTATTAGTTGATGTTTCTTCAAACTGGATttcagtgcagcagaatagtcacactggtcacacttgtatggtttttcaccggtatgagttctcatatgtccaGATAAATTACACCTATtagttgccctgtacccacactccccacacatgtagggcttttcaccagtgtgttgTTTTAGATGTTGGTTTAAAGTGGCCTTCAccgcagcagaataatcacacttgtcacacttgtagggtttttctccagtatgtgttctcatatgttcgaAGAAATGACacttccgagctgtcctgtacccacactctccacacatgaagggtttgtcaccggtgtgtttcgTTCGATGATAACGCAAATCGCTTTTCTTTGCTGCTGCaaagtcacactgatcacacttgtagggtttttctcctgtatgagttctcatatgtcgggataaagTAGACTTATGAGCTGCTCTatacccgcactctccacacatgtagggcttgtcatTGGTGTTTGCTTCCGGTTGACTTACTATGGGCTGTTCTTTGGTCTTGCTTGCATCACTGTCACCTAAAACTCCAGTGGGATACCAATCATGGAAGGTCTttggaacagcagtaggagacccatagACAATGTCTGCCTCTGCCATGTCTTACCTAGtgggttaaaaaaaacaacaccaatTCAACTTAAAACGATAGCATTTGGAAGTAAATATATGCaatcaatcattaaaaaaaactagcaAGCTTTTCTCTCAGCACTACCACTGGAATGTGCGAAAGTGATCGGCAGCACTGATTGTCAGAATATTTGAAAGCACTGGATTTTATACAGAACTGAAACAGTTCAGTCAAAACTGGGTCCAGCGCTCACAAGAGGGACGTCCAGCACTCAGTGACTGAGAAAgtttcagctctggaaatccagtgcttaCAAATATTCTACATGGGAAACTGTGTGAACATGAGAACAAAAGTAAGCTACTTCAAATGCCTCATGGATATAGTACttatttgttgttttcctgCAACTACCTGTTGTTTAAAAGAAGTAAAAAGAAGCACGCTTTTGCCACACAGATAAAGTAACTCAGTTCGGTTGTCCAGTTGTAAATGCCTATTGTTttcagaattaaaaaaaaaaaaaaaacagcataaaGACGACTTTACTGCATCCACCAAAGTCACAATAAGGTCATCTGGCATGAACGAACTTCTTTTAACAGCACCAAAAAGTCATTACACGGAatttgacacgacaaaaagtacagttacttttgtatggtcaaccaaggaggttaaaaaaacctccttgctacagcaaaagagagagaaagaatacagaatacataTTGCAATTCTACTAATCAAACAATATAAgatactaattaaacaatataggaagACCTCTATACAATCAAGTGGGGCTAAACTAATGTTCGCAGATcccaacccccacccccaccccaacaCTAACACACACGAATACGGACATGTTTTGAGCGCAGTAAATACACAATCTGCAGGGGCGGATCCAGGATTTTGCAAAGGGGGGGCGCATATTCTGTTATAGCTGACTGGTCGTGGCCGAAGGCCAGGAATGCGCAGcgtagctgcgcggggggagagcacgagagggggggaacccccctctcgttgggggggtttggggggTCTCCCCcaagaactttttaaaatatagcggctctctggtgcattttagagccatttcTGTCCAAAAATGACCAACGAATCAACACTGATTTTTAGAGCGGAACAAATATGATAAACGAACGAACACTGATTTTTATAGTTAGCAATCTCACATTTAACAATCATATGGTCATCAAAGATCCATTCTCAAtttcctttattgtacattctcGGAGTAAGTTGTCTACGTTTAGCGGAGATATATCGTCAGTTTGACACGGTCTGACATTGAATTTTTACTCCTGACATTTACCGtcacagtatgaatgaatgaatgtttaataTTGTATCTTGCGTCGCTCAGCCCACATGGGCTAATGGGGcaccaaaataacaaatataataacctagagtcagatggaacataagtGATAGATGACGAAAGCAGAATAATTTTGAACACAGAAAAGGGTATTTATTACATAGAGTGGTGTTCAACAGCGAAATAACAAATAACACAGCAAGTACGACACTAACATTCGAAAACTATGTCAGTATCGGTGAGATCACCCAACATCACAAAGTCGCTATACGCTAACGTACGGTACCCATCAAGGTGAGACATGCTGTACAACATCACAAAGTCGCTATACCCTAACGTACCCACCAAGGTGAGACATGCTGTACAACATCACAGAGTCGGCGCTATACGCTAACGTACCCATCAAGGTGAGACATGCTGTACAACATCACAGAGTCGCTATACCCTAACGTACCCACCAAGGTGAGACATGCTGTACAACATCACAGAGTCGGCGCTATACGCTAACGTACCCACCAAGGTGAG
The sequence above is drawn from the Branchiostoma floridae strain S238N-H82 chromosome 17, Bfl_VNyyK, whole genome shotgun sequence genome and encodes:
- the LOC118404209 gene encoding zinc finger protein 525-like, with amino-acid sequence MAEADIVYGSPTAVPKTFHDWYPTGVLGDSDASKTKEQPIVSQPEANTNDKPYMCGECGYRAAHKSTLSRHMRTHTGEKPYKCDQCDFAAAKKSDLRYHRTKHTGDKPFMCGECGYRTARKCHFFEHMRTHTGEKPYKCDKCDYSAAVKATLNQHLKQHTGEKPYMCGECGYRATNRCNLSGHMRTHTGEKPYKCDQCDYSAALKSSLKKHQLIHSSEKPYMCGECGYRATQRSVLSNHMRTHTGEKPFKCDQCDYSAARKCTLRRHLRQCNTTM